In one Lolium rigidum isolate FL_2022 chromosome 3, APGP_CSIRO_Lrig_0.1, whole genome shotgun sequence genomic region, the following are encoded:
- the LOC124703273 gene encoding cyclin-dependent kinase B1-1 isoform X1 produces the protein MEKYEKLEKVGEGTYGKVYKAQDKATGQLVALKKTRLEMDEEGIPPTALREISLLRLLSSSMYVVRLLAVEQATKGGQAGGKAVLYLVFEFLDTDLKKFVDAYRRGPAPKPLPTEVVKSFLYQLCKGIAHCHGHGVLHRDLKPQNILVDKEKMILKIADLGLSRAFTVPMKSYTHEIVTLWYRAPEVLLGATHYSTGVDIWSIGCIFAEMVRRQALFPGDSELQQLLHIFRLLGTPTEENWPGVTHLRDWHEYPGWKSQNLTRVVPTLEPEGVDLLTKMLQFDPASRISAKAAMEHPYFDSLDKSQF, from the exons ATGGAGAAGTACGAGAAGCTGGAGAAGGTCGGGGAGGGCACCTACGGGAAGGTGTACAAGGCGCAGGACAAGGCGACGGGCCAGCTGGTGGCGCTCAAGAAGACCCGCCTGGAGATGGACGAGGAAGGGATCCCGCCCACCGCGCTCCGCgagatctccctcctccgcctcctctccaGCTCCATGTACGTCGtccgcctcctcgccgtcgaGCAGGCCACCAAGGGCGGCCAAGCCGGGGGCAAGGCCGTACTCTACCTCGTCTTCGAGTTCCTCGACACCGACCTCAAGAAGTTCGTCGACGCCTACCGCCGCGGGCCCGCCCCCAAGCCGCTCCCCACGGAGGTCGTCAAG AGTTTCCTGTACCAGTTGTGCAAAGGAATTGCACACTGCCATGGCCATGGTGTCCTTCATCG GGATTTAAAGCCACAGAATATATTGGTTGACAAGGAGAAGATGATTCTGAAAATTGCAGATCTTGGGTTAAGTAGAGCTTTTACTGTTCCTATGAAAAGCTACACCCATGAG ATTGTGACACTTTGGTATAGAGCTCCCGAAGTATTGCTTGGAGCTACACATTACTCAACGGGTGTTGATATTTGGTCAATTGGCTGCATCTTTG CTGAGATGGTCAGAAGACAGGCTCTTTTCCCTGGTGACTCTGAGTTACAACAGCTGCTTCACATTTTCAG GTTGCTGGGAACTCCTACTGAGGAGAATTGGCCTGGAGTGACTCATCTGAGGGACTGGCATGAGTATCCAGGGTGGAAATCACAGAATTTGACTCGTGTAGTCCCGACACTGGAACCGGAAGGGGTCGACCTGCTAACG AAAATGCTCCAGTTCGATCCGGCAAGCAGGATATCAGCCAAAGCTGCGATGGAGCATCCCTACTTCGACAGCCTCGACAAGTCCCAGTTCTAG
- the LOC124703273 gene encoding cyclin-dependent kinase B1-1 isoform X2, translated as MEKYEKLEKVGEGTYGKVYKAQDKATGQLVALKKTRLEMDEEGAYRRGPAPKPLPTEVVKSFLYQLCKGIAHCHGHGVLHRDLKPQNILVDKEKMILKIADLGLSRAFTVPMKSYTHEIVTLWYRAPEVLLGATHYSTGVDIWSIGCIFAEMVRRQALFPGDSELQQLLHIFRLLGTPTEENWPGVTHLRDWHEYPGWKSQNLTRVVPTLEPEGVDLLTKMLQFDPASRISAKAAMEHPYFDSLDKSQF; from the exons ATGGAGAAGTACGAGAAGCTGGAGAAGGTCGGGGAGGGCACCTACGGGAAGGTGTACAAGGCGCAGGACAAGGCGACGGGCCAGCTGGTGGCGCTCAAGAAGACCCGCCTGGAGATGGACGAGGAAGGG GCCTACCGCCGCGGGCCCGCCCCCAAGCCGCTCCCCACGGAGGTCGTCAAG AGTTTCCTGTACCAGTTGTGCAAAGGAATTGCACACTGCCATGGCCATGGTGTCCTTCATCG GGATTTAAAGCCACAGAATATATTGGTTGACAAGGAGAAGATGATTCTGAAAATTGCAGATCTTGGGTTAAGTAGAGCTTTTACTGTTCCTATGAAAAGCTACACCCATGAG ATTGTGACACTTTGGTATAGAGCTCCCGAAGTATTGCTTGGAGCTACACATTACTCAACGGGTGTTGATATTTGGTCAATTGGCTGCATCTTTG CTGAGATGGTCAGAAGACAGGCTCTTTTCCCTGGTGACTCTGAGTTACAACAGCTGCTTCACATTTTCAG GTTGCTGGGAACTCCTACTGAGGAGAATTGGCCTGGAGTGACTCATCTGAGGGACTGGCATGAGTATCCAGGGTGGAAATCACAGAATTTGACTCGTGTAGTCCCGACACTGGAACCGGAAGGGGTCGACCTGCTAACG AAAATGCTCCAGTTCGATCCGGCAAGCAGGATATCAGCCAAAGCTGCGATGGAGCATCCCTACTTCGACAGCCTCGACAAGTCCCAGTTCTAG
- the LOC124696344 gene encoding probable indole-3-acetic acid-amido synthetase GH3.7, which produces MFVTGPLHSLSSLRPTAALSPDLGRRRSRSGTRLGYSSPSAACPPCSINLAASPSEPTKAIASLLPEFDPADAGAGRGLVERLTADAPALQQEVLTEILTRNAQTEYLRRFLDGLPPGASAADLREAFKERVPVVRYEDIKPYVYRIVSGEPSSVLCSEPITELVRSSGTSGGHQKLYPSTTEKLHQRMFYNALEAAVRKMHLHADQEKCGKGMYLMFTFPGNPTISGLPVHSSGTAYCYSSHFRYHDIHRNTSPIEAVYCPDVKQSMYCQLLCGLIDRRIVDHVGGAFAHGFVKGIRFLEDNWEEMCSNIRTGHLSDWITHVPLRDAISQRYLRQPDPALADEIVSQCAGRPWDGILRRLWPGARYILTIVTGSMSQYIPILESYGAGLPIVSHTYVSTECAAGINLRPLDPPSHASYALLPNIAYYEFAEVKRGDDDMVQRTTDNFGGLKLVDLMNVKIGRCYELVITTSAGLYRYRVGDLLTVSGFYNATPLFQFSGRHNVALNIDFECITEEDLLKAISQAYELHLRPLGYMFGGTTAYADISTLPGHYVLFWELLRAAESNHIASDIDRTVMEKCCLTVEGCFDQMYRKSRHRGSIRALEIRVVKPGAFDALMDLFVSRGASPSQYKTPMAIRSEEALMVLEERVSGRFFNPETPSGPVYEYERK; this is translated from the exons ATGTTTGTGACAGGGCCACTCCACTCCCTTTCGTCGCTGCGTCCGACAGCAGCTCTCTCTCCAGATCTCGGCCGACGGCGGTCGCGGTCTGGCACTCGTCTGGGCTACAGCTCGCCGTCGGCTGCCTGTCCACCCTGCAGCATTAACCTAGCCGCCTCACCAAGCGAGCCCACCAAAGCAATAGCGTCGCTGCTGCCGGAGTTCGATCCGGCGGACGCGGGTGCCGGCCGCGGCCTCGTCGAGCGCCTCACCGCCGACGCCCCGGCGCTCCAGCAGGAGGTCCTCACCGAGATCCTCACCAGGAACGCCCAGACCGAGTACCTCCGCCGCTTCCTGGATGGCTTGCCACCAGGCGCCTCGGCCGCCGACCTCCGAGAGGCCTTCAAGGAGCGCGTGCCCGTGGTCAGGTACGAGGACATCAAGCCGTACGTGTACCGCATCGTCTCCGGCGAGCCGTCCAGCGTCCTCTGCTCCGAGCCCATCACCGAGCTCGTCAGAAG CTCGGGCACGTCCGGGGGGCACCAGAAGCTCTATCCATCCACCACGGAGAAGCTCCACCAGAGGATGTTCTACAATGCCTTAGAGGCAGCCGTGAGGAAGAT GCATTTGCATGCTGATCAGGAGAAATGCGGCAAGGGAATGTACCTCATGTTCACTTTCCCTGGGAACCCGACCATCTCCGGCTTGCCCGTCCACTCGTCTGGCACCGCCTACTGCTACAGCAGCCATTTCAGGTATCACGACATCCACAGGAACACTAGCCCCATCGAGGCAGTCTACTGCCCAGATGTCAAGCAGAGCATGTACTGCCAGTTGCTCTGCGGCCTGATTGACCGACGAATCGTCGACCATGTCGGCGGCGCCTTCGCTCACGGTTTCGTGAAAGGGATCAGGTTCTTGGAAGATAACTGGGAGGAGATGTGCTCCAACATCCGCACTGGACATCTCAGCGACTGGATAACGCATGTTCCTTTGCGTGATGCCATCTCTCAGCGTTACCTGCGACAGCCTGACCCAGCACTAGCCGATGAGATCGTGTCCCAGTGTGCCGGGAGGCCTTGGGATGGGATACTGAGGAGGCTATGGCCAGGAGCACGGTACATCCTCACCATTGTCACCGGCTCCATGTCGCAGTACATTCCAATTCTCGAGAGCTATGGTGCTGGGTTACCGATTGTTTCGCACACATACGTGTCTACGGAGTGCGCTGCAGGAATCAATCTAAGGCCTCTTGATCCGCCTTCCCACGCGTCGTATGCATTGCTTCCAAACATTGCATACTACGAGTTCGCAGAGGTCAAGCGTGGTGATGATGACATGGTGCAACGAACAACTGATAATTTTGGTGGGTTAAAGCTTGTGGATCTTATGAATGTCAAAATCGGTCGGTGCTATGAGCTGGTTATCACCACCTCTGCAG GACTTTACAGGTACCGGGTGGGTGACCTTTTGACAGTGAGTGGATTCTACAACGCAACGCCACTATTTCAGTTCTCCGGGAGGCACAATGTTGCCTTAAACATTGACTTCGAGTGTATAACCGAGGAGGACCTCCTCAAGGCCATTTCGCAAGCATATGAGCTGCACCTTAGGCCTCTTGGTTACATGTTTGGTGGTACCACTGCATATGCGGACATATCCACCTTGCCTGGCCACTACGTCCTCTTCTGGGAGCTGCTCCGTGCAGCTGAGAGTAACCATATTGCCAGTGATATCGACCGGACTGTCATGGAGAAGTGCTGTCTGACCGTGGAAGGATGCTTCGATCAGATGTACCGCAAAAGCCGGCACCGTGGGTCGATCAGGGCACTCGAGATTAGGGTGGTGAAACCTGGTGCATTTGATGCTCTGATGGATTTGTTCGTGTCTAGGGGCGCATCGCCTAGCCAGTACAAAACTCCAATGGCTATTCGATCAGAAGAAGCGCTGATGGTGTTAGAGGAGAGGGTGTCAGGAAGGTTCTTTAACCCAGAAACGCCCAGCGGCCCTGTGTATGAATACGAGAGGAAATGA
- the LOC124699300 gene encoding translation initiation factor IF-2-like, giving the protein MATVTQGVLLRLLQAMHTDERVTGEHRSPALQVTAVVPALTASTADSLLCPSNGFLLQLSDGLHSTYVQPSPPDADALLSARPHVVGHLVHLDRLRFASPVPRAVGLRLVPSSRALPCAGCPEPLVVRAAPCARGYVIRPDSSSDAAPPLMPSASRAAPPSDASFNRTVLAPKNFPEAAAAPPGAASSVKRRFSSPAPSKQRDPSPAAKGASRAASPAVKGASRASSPAVRATSRSSSPAPSKCVVPSLVAAKEENRRAAKEPAIIVPSRYRQPSPAGGRRGAASPAGGGRRGSLSPSSRRLSGEGGSKKKVLVSGISKMTDLSGGSAMKPGRKSWDESAMAVAAAAAGSVKKSKAKVDRDTILRTREAMSGRLSDATTELSSNDDSSVDERPKPRRKAESTAMKTKTAAPKIILHDAKWTDGSISLGAVSDKLSKIGKEATERRDAAAAAAADALQEALITESVIRNLSKFSELCSLSKTSNPLPTVDCFLAVYEDTLKWKRIAESVATNKADEAAIWEKSTTHWVEAALATELEVLKLVNSATGSIYQKKSSTEKPKAPPSVIEPPRASLSSKRPSAKVVQHRVSPPLPAAAASWSKTPGMNETVELANTLWSEMHVWFLRFVNEAMDVGFHLFEDQNVAARGKQSGHITLVLSQFKRISDWLDGVGKVAEEEATREGVERLKRKIYQFVISRMGSAFESSVSVSAKS; this is encoded by the exons ATGGCGACGGTGACGCAGGGCGTACTGCTGCGACTTCTGCAGGCGATGCACACGGACGAGCGGGTCACCGGGGAGCACCGCTCGCCGGCGCTCCAGGTCACCGCCGTCGTGCCCGCGCTCACCGCCTCCACCGCCGACTCCCTGCTCTGCCCCTCCAACGGCTTCCTCCTCCAGCTCTCCGACGGCCTCCACTCCACCTACGTCCAGCCCTCCCCGCCCGACGCCGACGCGCTCCTCTCCGCGCGGCCCCACGTCGTCGGCCACCTCGTCCACCTCGACCGCCTCCGCTTCGCCAGCCCCGTCCCGCGCGCCGTCGGCCTCCGCCTCGTCCCCTCCTCCCGCGCCCTCCCCTGCGCCGGCTGCCCCGAGCCGCTCGTCGTCCGCGCCGCCCCGTGCGCCCGGGGCTACGTCATCAGGCCCGACTCCTCCTccgacgccgcgccgccgctcatgCCCTCCGCCTcacgcgccgcgccgccctccgATGCTTCCTTCAACAGAACAGTCCTTGCTCCCAAAAACTTCCCGGAagccgcggcggcgccgccaggCGCCGCTTCATCcgtgaagcgccggttctcgtcccCGGCCCCATCCAAGCAGCGAGATCCATCGCCTGCGGCCAAAGGAGCATCACGGGCGGCATCGCCCGCCGTCAAGGGCGCCTCACGAGCATCTTCACCTGCGGTGAGAGCCACGTCCAGgtcctcgtcgccggcgccgtccaAGTGCGTGGTGCCCAGCCTCGTCGCCGCCAAGGAGGAGAACCGCAGGGCGGCAAAGGAGCCGGCGATTATCGTGCCTTCTAGGTACAGGCAGCCTTCGCCGGCAGGAGGGAGAAGGGGAGCGGCGTCTCCCGCAGGCGGTGGGAGGCGGGGCTCCCTCTCACCGAGCTCGCGGCGGCTCTCGGGGGAAGGGGGCAGCAAGAAGAAGGTGCTGGTGTCTGGCATCTCGAAGATGACGGATCTGTCAGGCGGGTCGGCTATGAAGCCTGGGAGGAAGAGCTGGGACGAGTCGGCAATGGCTGTCGCAGCTGCGGCCGCGGGCTCCGTCAAGAAATCCAAGGCCAAGGTCGACAGAGATACCATTCTCAGGACTCGG GAAGCAATGTCTGGGCGACTTAGTGATGCTACGACAGAGCTATCCAGCAATGATGATTCATCTGTTGATGAGAGGCCAAAGCCACGAAGGAAGGCAGAGTCTACTGCAATGAAGACAAAAACCGCGGCCCCAAAAATCATACTTCATGATGCGAAATGGACTGATGGTAGCATTTCACTGGGTGCAGTTTCTGATAAGCTTTCAAAGATTGGGAAG GAAGCTACTGAAAGGAGAGACGCGGCAGCAGCTGCTGCAGCTGACGCTCTGCAGGAGGCGCTGATCACTGAATCTGTTATCAGGAACCTGAG CAAGTTTTCTGAACTTTGTTCGCTATCGAAGACCTCCAACCCCCTCCCGACAGTCGACTGTTTCCTTGCTGTCTACGAGGACACTCTCAAGTGGAAGAGAATCGCTGAGTCCGTTGCCACCAACAAAGCAGACGAAGCTGCCATCTGGGAGAAGTCAACCACTCACTGGGTCGAAGCAGCACTAGCAACTGAGCTGGAGGTCCTCAAGCTAGTCAACAGTGCCACCGGATCCATCTACCAGAAGAAGAGCAGCACTGAGAAGCCCAAGGCTCCTCCTTCAGTGATCGAACCACCAAGAGCAAGCCTGTCGTCGAAGAGGCCGTCCGCTAAGGTCGTCCAGCACAGGGTGTCCCCACCTCTCCCTGCTGCAGCTGCATCATGGAGCAAGACCCCGGGCATGAACGAGACCGTCGAGCTCGCCAACACGCTGTGGAGCGAGATGCATGTGTGGTTCCTGAGGTTCGTGAACGAGGCCATGGACGTGGGCTTCCATCTGTTCGAGGACCAGAACGTGGCGGCCAGGGGCAAGCAGAGCGGCCACATCACGCTGGTCCTCTCGCAGTTCAAGAGGATCAGTGACTGGCTAGACGGCGTCGGCAaggtcgccgaggaggaggccaccaGGGAGGGCGTCGAGCGGCTGAAGCGCAAGATCTACCAGTTCGTCATCAGCCGCATGGGCTCTGCTTTCGAGAGCTCGGTCTCGGTTTCGGCCAAAAGTTGA